The proteins below come from a single Benincasa hispida cultivar B227 chromosome 4, ASM972705v1, whole genome shotgun sequence genomic window:
- the LOC120075963 gene encoding uncharacterized protein LOC120075963 isoform X2 has protein sequence MATAMIASQALLCNHSFPVIKPYTLTSSVSPFRFCRPQQPLLSPSISTPTPFSPSPNRRFCSLSRPAARRKPTLMDSAGLSDEGDSDVRRLLRILLWATEAVYILWLFILPYAPGDPVWAISSETVNSLLGLSLNFFLILPAMNSVGIRLIDAPVLHPMSEGLFNFVIAWTLMFAPLLFTDQKRNRYSGSLDLLWGLQMFLTNTFLIPYMAIRLNEASKGSTPQPQSKLGSLMTNGAPVVGLIGGATCIISIIWSFVGRGDGNFGGVAERCEFLIQYLSSER, from the exons ATGGCGACGGCCATGATTGCATCACAAGCATTACTCTGCAACCACTCTTTTCCAGTGATTAAACCCTATACTCTAACATCCTCCGTCTCTCCTTTCCGATTCTGCAGACCACAACAACCATTGCTCTCTCCTTCAATCTCCACCCCCACTCCCTTCTCACCCTCACCCAATCGCCGATTTTGTTCTCTCAGTCGCCCCGCCGCTCGCCGGAAACCCACATTGATGGATTCTGCGGGCTTATCCGACGAGGGTGATTCCGATGTCCGACGGTTGCTTCGAATTCTGCTCTGGGCTACTGAGGCCGTTTACATTTTGTGGCTGTTTATCCTTCCTTATGCCCCG GGAGATCCTGTATGGGCAATAAGTTCAGAAACTGTGAATTCTCTTCTGGGTCTTTCTCTGAATTTCTTCCTTATATTGCCTGCTATGAACTCTG TGGGCATTCGTCTGATCGATGCTCCTGTTCTTCACCCT ATGTCTGAGGGATTGTTCAATTTTGTCATCGCGTGGACGCTCATGTTTGCTCCCCTGTTGTTCACTGATCAAAAGAGGAACCGGTACAGTGGTTCGTTGGACTTATTGTGGGGCTTGCAGATGTTCCTTACGAACA CCTTTTTGATACCTTATATGGCCATCCGGCTTAACGAGGCTAGCAAAGGCTCCACCCCGCAACCACAGTCGAAGCTGGGCTCTTTGATGACTAATGGAGCTCCTGTCGTTGGACTGATCGGTGGTGCAACATGCATCATATCAATAATCTGGTCTTTCGTTGGTCGAGGAGATGGTAACTTTGGAGGTGTAGCAGAGAGATGTGAGTTCTTGATCCAATATCTATCTTCAGAGAG GTAA
- the LOC120075963 gene encoding uncharacterized protein LOC120075963 isoform X1 codes for MATAMIASQALLCNHSFPVIKPYTLTSSVSPFRFCRPQQPLLSPSISTPTPFSPSPNRRFCSLSRPAARRKPTLMDSAGLSDEGDSDVRRLLRILLWATEAVYILWLFILPYAPGDPVWAISSETVNSLLGLSLNFFLILPAMNSVGIRLIDAPVLHPMSEGLFNFVIAWTLMFAPLLFTDQKRNRYSGSLDLLWGLQMFLTNTFLIPYMAIRLNEASKGSTPQPQSKLGSLMTNGAPVVGLIGGATCIISIIWSFVGRGDGNFGGVAERCEFLIQYLSSERLAYAFIWDIFLYTVFQPWLIGENLQNVKDSKVGLVSSLRFVPVVGLIAYLLFLKLDEEL; via the exons ATGGCGACGGCCATGATTGCATCACAAGCATTACTCTGCAACCACTCTTTTCCAGTGATTAAACCCTATACTCTAACATCCTCCGTCTCTCCTTTCCGATTCTGCAGACCACAACAACCATTGCTCTCTCCTTCAATCTCCACCCCCACTCCCTTCTCACCCTCACCCAATCGCCGATTTTGTTCTCTCAGTCGCCCCGCCGCTCGCCGGAAACCCACATTGATGGATTCTGCGGGCTTATCCGACGAGGGTGATTCCGATGTCCGACGGTTGCTTCGAATTCTGCTCTGGGCTACTGAGGCCGTTTACATTTTGTGGCTGTTTATCCTTCCTTATGCCCCG GGAGATCCTGTATGGGCAATAAGTTCAGAAACTGTGAATTCTCTTCTGGGTCTTTCTCTGAATTTCTTCCTTATATTGCCTGCTATGAACTCTG TGGGCATTCGTCTGATCGATGCTCCTGTTCTTCACCCT ATGTCTGAGGGATTGTTCAATTTTGTCATCGCGTGGACGCTCATGTTTGCTCCCCTGTTGTTCACTGATCAAAAGAGGAACCGGTACAGTGGTTCGTTGGACTTATTGTGGGGCTTGCAGATGTTCCTTACGAACA CCTTTTTGATACCTTATATGGCCATCCGGCTTAACGAGGCTAGCAAAGGCTCCACCCCGCAACCACAGTCGAAGCTGGGCTCTTTGATGACTAATGGAGCTCCTGTCGTTGGACTGATCGGTGGTGCAACATGCATCATATCAATAATCTGGTCTTTCGTTGGTCGAGGAGATGGTAACTTTGGAGGTGTAGCAGAGAGATGTGAGTTCTTGATCCAATATCTATCTTCAGAGAGGTTAGCTTATGCATTTATTTGGGATATTTTCCTTTACACTGTTTTCCAGCCTTGGTTGATTGGAGAAAACCTTCAAAATGTTAAGGATAGCAAGGTTGGACTTGTAAGCTCTCTTAGATTTGTTCCTGTTGTTGGCTTAATTGCctatcttctttttcttaaacTTGATGAGGAATTATAG
- the LOC120075962 gene encoding transcription factor HBP-1b(c38): MQSFENPEQFYAHSSSSSSIFLRGDDSGRFLTRFLPDIEELQQSAAAIAAFHQDDAVDLSPSSVFSLKSTHNTAFPIHLPYGSTDVGSIGRTRYLDTGQELMRLKRLAPPQSVAVTVAASSSLGNGSFENWGESAMADNSQQTDTSTDIDTDERNQFQGAAHGALMAVDSMDQSKAKSADQKTLRRLAQNREAARKSRLRKKAYVQQLENSRQRLAQLEQELHRARQQGIFVASGAGDHCASMAGNGALAFDLDYARWLDEHQRLINDLRASANSQLGDDELRFLVDGVMAHYDELFRLKSVGAKADVFHILSGMWKSPAERCFMWLGGFRSSELLKIVGSHLEPLTDQQLMGICNLQQSSQQAEDALSQGIEALQQSLVETLSTASLGPASSGNVADYMGQMAIAMSKLTTLENFLHQADLLRQQTLQQMHRILTTRQAARALLVISDYISRLRALSSLWLARPRE; encoded by the exons ATGCAGAGCTTTGAAAACCCAGAACAGTTTTATgcccattcttcttcttcttcttcaatctttctCCG GGGAGACGACAGTGGGCGATTTCTTACGCGTTTTCTTCCGGATATTGAGGAACTTCAACAATCCGCTGCTGCTATTGCTGCTTTTCATCAAGATGATGCTGTTGATTTAAGCCCAA gctctgtttttagtttaaaatcgaCCCACAATACAGCTTTTCCAATTCACCTACCGTACGGG AGTACGGATGTGGGTTCAATAGGAAGAACAAGGTATTTAGACACGGGACAGGAATTAATGCGATTGAAGAGGCTGGCTCCGCCGCAGTCGGTGGCGGTGACGGTGGCAGCTTCGTCATCGTTGGGAAACGGGAGCTTTGAGAACTGGGGAGAGTCAGCCATGGCAGATAATAGCCAACAGACTGACACTTCTACAGACATCGACACCGATGAAAGAAACCAG TTTCAAGGAGCTGCACATGGAGCTCTCATGGCGGTGGACTCCATGGATCAATCTAAAGCAAAATCTGCAGATCAGAAG ACTCTTCGTAGACTTGCTCAGAATCGAGAAGCAGCCAGGAAGAGTCGACTAAGGAAGAAA GCATATGTCCAGCAGCTGGAAAATAGTCGACAGAGGCTTGCGCAGCTAGAGCAGGAGCTTCATCGAGCACGCCAACAG GGCATTTTTGTGGCTTCTGGGGCAGGGGACCATTGTGCATCAATGGCGGGAAATG GTGCCTTGGCATTTGATCTCGACTATGCACGTTGGCTTGACGAGCATCAACGGCTGATCAATGATTTGAGAGCGTCTGCAAATTCTCAGTTGGGGGATGACGAATTGAGATTTCTTGTTGATGGGGTGATGGCACATTATGATGAACTCTTCAGGCTGAAAAGTGTAGGTGCTAAGGCCGATGTATTCCATATTCTTTCGGGCATGTGGAAGAGTCCTGCTGAGAGGTGTTTCATGTGGCTGGGAGGATTCCGTTCGTCCGAGCTTCTAAAG ATAGTAGGGAGTCATTTGGAGCCTTTAACAGATCAGCAGTTGATGGGTATTTGCAATTTGCAACAATCTTCTCAACAAGCTGAAGATGCATTGTCACAAGGGATTGAAGCTTTGCAACAATCTCTTGTAGAAACTCTCTCCACTGCTTCTTTAGGTCCAGCCAGTTCGGGAAATGTTGCTGATTACATGGGCCAAATGGCGATTGCAATGAGCAAGCTAACTACGCTCGAGAACTTTCTACATCAG GCTGATCTTCTGAGGCAGCAAACTCTCCAACAGATGCATCGGATATTAACTACTCGTCAAGCTGCACGAGCGCTACTTGTGATCAGCGATTACATTTCACGTCTTCGAGCTCTCAGTTCTCTGTGGTTAGCACGACCGAGAGAGTGA